In Collimonas arenae, a single genomic region encodes these proteins:
- a CDS encoding BPSS1780 family membrane protein — protein sequence MEKLPAKTGWIWIKEGFALFRKQPAEISTLFLAYMFTMLLLNFIPLLGQVLPLILVPVFAMSFMQACLSIEQGKRVYPNLLTIGFRSPALQKLLLLGVLYLVAAVIALAASSLIDGGLFWQMVTGQSTPDPKEIQDSSISLAMMFSAVVYIPAAMAFWYAAPLIMWQKMGVSKAIFYSFFAVSREMKAFAVYGLAWAAIGVLLPAIISVLIAVVIGSPSVTMMILLPLSIALTVVMYCSFYPTYTHIFGKPEEDSPQQQEAGSKE from the coding sequence ATGGAAAAACTGCCTGCCAAAACCGGATGGATCTGGATCAAGGAAGGATTTGCGCTGTTCCGCAAACAACCAGCCGAAATATCCACCCTCTTCCTGGCGTATATGTTCACGATGCTGCTGCTGAATTTCATTCCGCTGCTGGGACAAGTATTACCGCTGATTCTGGTGCCGGTATTCGCCATGTCCTTCATGCAGGCCTGCCTCAGCATTGAACAAGGAAAACGCGTCTATCCGAATCTTCTGACAATCGGATTTCGCTCACCGGCGCTGCAGAAACTTCTGCTTCTGGGTGTGCTGTACCTGGTCGCCGCGGTTATCGCGCTAGCGGCATCATCCTTGATCGATGGCGGCCTGTTCTGGCAGATGGTGACCGGCCAGAGTACGCCTGATCCGAAGGAAATACAGGATTCCAGCATATCGCTGGCGATGATGTTTTCCGCAGTCGTCTACATCCCGGCGGCAATGGCGTTCTGGTATGCCGCACCGCTGATCATGTGGCAAAAAATGGGCGTGTCGAAAGCTATTTTCTACAGCTTCTTTGCAGTCTCGCGTGAAATGAAAGCGTTCGCCGTCTATGGCCTGGCATGGGCTGCCATTGGCGTGCTGCTGCCAGCCATTATCAGTGTGTTGATCGCTGTCGTGATCGGCAGTCCGTCGGTAACGATGATGATTCTGCTGCCGCTGTCGATTGCTTTGACCGTCGTGATGTATTGCTCTTTCTATCCTACCTACACCCATATCTTCGGCAAACCAGAAGAAGATTCGCCTCAGCAGCAAGAGGCCGGCAGCAAAGAGTAA
- a CDS encoding TIGR00730 family Rossman fold protein: protein MELNGKNVPRLRQVTDIERATSKKARESWHMFTIMAEFIESTERLSELHPAVSIFGSARIKEDNPYYPLCKDIARRFSDEGFAVISGGGPGLMEAANKGAFEGKSPSVGLNIELPHEQSGNKWQDISLSFRHFFARKVAFVRYADAYIVLPGGFGTLDELTEVLTLIQTGKCRHIPIILVGSSFWSGLLDWFRTQLVGDGMIAAKDMDLIQVLDDPAQILEAVVKFYEAGETAMADESDRHASVLL, encoded by the coding sequence ATGGAATTGAACGGAAAAAATGTGCCGCGTTTGCGGCAAGTGACGGATATCGAACGCGCAACGTCGAAAAAGGCGCGCGAATCGTGGCATATGTTCACGATTATGGCAGAATTTATCGAGTCGACCGAACGCCTTTCCGAGTTGCATCCGGCGGTATCGATTTTCGGCTCGGCGCGTATCAAGGAAGATAATCCGTATTACCCACTTTGCAAAGATATTGCACGACGCTTTTCCGACGAAGGTTTTGCCGTAATTTCGGGCGGCGGGCCGGGCTTGATGGAAGCAGCAAACAAAGGCGCTTTCGAAGGAAAATCCCCTTCGGTAGGCCTGAATATCGAATTGCCGCATGAACAAAGCGGTAACAAATGGCAGGATATTTCACTCAGTTTCCGCCATTTTTTCGCCCGTAAAGTTGCCTTCGTACGCTATGCCGACGCTTATATCGTGTTGCCCGGCGGTTTCGGAACCTTGGATGAACTGACCGAAGTCCTGACGCTGATCCAGACCGGCAAGTGCCGCCATATTCCTATCATCCTGGTCGGCAGCAGCTTCTGGAGCGGTTTGCTGGACTGGTTCCGTACACAGCTGGTGGGCGACGGCATGATTGCCGCGAAGGATATGGACCTGATCCAGGTGCTGGACGATCCTGCGCAGATTCTTGAAGCGGTGGTGAAGTTTTATGAGGCTGGTGAAACTGCCATGGCGGATGAATCTGATCGCCATGCGAGCGTATTGTTGTAA
- a CDS encoding Dps family protein translates to MAKKNVAVIDIGISDKDRKKIADGLSKLLADTYTLYLKTHNFHWNVTGPMFNTLHLMFETQYNELWLAVDLIAERIRALGYPAPATYKAFAKLTSISEEEGVPNATAMIQQLVEGQEAVTRTARSIFPVVDAAADEPTADLLTQRMQLHEKNAWMLRSLLET, encoded by the coding sequence ATGGCAAAGAAGAACGTTGCAGTCATCGATATCGGTATCAGCGACAAGGACCGCAAGAAAATCGCCGACGGCCTCAGCAAACTGCTGGCCGATACCTACACCCTGTATCTGAAAACCCATAACTTCCATTGGAATGTTACCGGGCCGATGTTCAATACATTGCATCTGATGTTCGAGACGCAATACAACGAACTCTGGCTGGCGGTCGACCTGATCGCCGAACGGATACGCGCATTGGGCTATCCGGCGCCGGCCACCTACAAGGCATTCGCCAAACTGACGTCGATTTCGGAAGAAGAAGGCGTGCCGAATGCAACCGCCATGATCCAGCAACTGGTAGAAGGCCAAGAGGCGGTCACCCGCACTGCCCGTTCGATCTTCCCGGTGGTGGATGCTGCGGCCGACGAACCGACCGCCGATCTGCTGACCCAGCGCATGCAACTACATGAAAAAAATGCATGGATGTTGCGCAGCCTGCTGGAAACCTGA
- a CDS encoding MFS transporter, with protein sequence MPEEVRLDRASRPLSESSTTAVTFHIVSTAFFTFICYLAIGIPLAVLPGYVHVDLGYSSVLAGLAISMQYLATLLSRPFAGRMADSVGPKTAVLHGLVGCSISGVFLLIAAFFTHLPALSLAILLIGRLVLGCGESMVGTGAITWGIGRVGAQHTARMISWNGIATYGALAIGAPLGVVIAHTWGLAAVGATVTALSIIGFLLARMKAATAVVRGEHLPFGRVLRKVFPHGMGLALGSIGFGSIATFITLFYASHQWPNAAFALTLFGTFFVGARLLFAHTISRFGGFRVSIVCFSIEALGLLCLWQAGSPFFALLGAALTGFGFALIFPALGVEAVNLVPAHNRGSALGAYSVFLDLALGVTGPLAGLIVSQFGYPEVFLFAAVASMTAVALTVSMYRRSQTIAGAAAD encoded by the coding sequence ATGCCTGAAGAAGTCCGTCTCGACCGCGCCAGCCGGCCGCTGTCTGAGAGTAGTACCACCGCAGTGACTTTCCACATCGTTTCCACTGCCTTTTTTACATTTATTTGCTATCTGGCAATTGGAATTCCGCTGGCGGTGCTGCCTGGCTATGTCCACGTCGACCTTGGCTACAGCTCAGTGCTGGCAGGCCTGGCGATCAGCATGCAATACCTGGCGACCTTGCTCAGCCGCCCGTTCGCCGGCCGCATGGCGGATTCGGTCGGACCTAAAACCGCAGTCTTGCACGGCCTGGTCGGTTGCAGCATCAGCGGCGTGTTCCTGCTGATAGCAGCCTTCTTTACCCATCTGCCGGCGCTGAGCCTAGCGATCTTGCTGATCGGCCGCCTGGTGCTGGGTTGCGGTGAGAGCATGGTCGGTACTGGTGCGATTACCTGGGGCATTGGCCGGGTTGGCGCGCAGCATACGGCGCGCATGATTTCCTGGAATGGCATCGCTACCTACGGCGCTTTGGCTATCGGCGCGCCGCTGGGCGTGGTAATCGCACACACATGGGGTCTGGCGGCGGTTGGCGCGACCGTCACAGCGCTGTCGATCATCGGCTTTCTGCTAGCCCGCATGAAAGCCGCAACAGCGGTGGTGCGCGGCGAACATTTGCCGTTCGGTCGCGTATTGCGCAAGGTTTTCCCGCATGGCATGGGATTAGCGCTAGGCTCGATCGGCTTCGGTTCGATCGCCACTTTCATCACCCTGTTCTACGCCAGCCATCAGTGGCCGAACGCAGCATTTGCGCTGACCTTGTTTGGCACTTTCTTCGTTGGCGCACGGCTGCTTTTCGCCCACACCATCTCACGCTTTGGCGGCTTCCGGGTTTCGATCGTCTGCTTTTCTATCGAAGCGCTGGGCCTCCTGTGTTTGTGGCAAGCCGGCTCCCCATTCTTTGCGCTGCTGGGCGCAGCCCTGACTGGTTTCGGCTTTGCCTTGATCTTCCCCGCACTTGGCGTCGAAGCGGTGAACCTGGTGCCTGCCCATAATCGCGGTAGCGCCTTAGGCGCTTACTCGGTGTTCCTTGATCTTGCACTCGGCGTTACCGGCCCGCTGGCAGGATTGATCGTAAGCCAGTTCGGCTATCCCGAGGTATTCCTGTTTGCAGCAGTGGCGTCGATGACTGCAGTGGCGCTGACTGTCAGTATGTATCGACGCTCACAGACGATAGCAGGTGCCGCCGCCGATTAG
- the thiE gene encoding thiamine phosphate synthase, which produces MKGLYIVTPDWDDTAKLLKVSEQALQGGAALLQYRHKTADAALRREQAEALLALCRRYQRPFIINDYVDLCLALDADGIHVGGTDVSVAEVRALVGPGKIVGASCYGDLQLAHAAQRAGASYVAFGGFYPSRVKKYPVTTPADIVTRSKAEIALPNVVIGGMTQENALPLIAAGADMVAAISSVYLAEDPTAAARSFVALFENN; this is translated from the coding sequence ATGAAGGGCTTATACATCGTCACACCCGATTGGGATGACACTGCGAAATTGCTGAAAGTCAGCGAGCAGGCTCTACAAGGCGGTGCGGCATTGCTGCAATACCGCCACAAGACTGCCGATGCGGCACTGCGCAGGGAGCAGGCGGAAGCGTTGCTGGCGCTCTGCCGCCGTTATCAGCGACCGTTCATCATTAACGATTATGTGGATCTTTGCCTGGCGCTGGATGCCGACGGCATTCACGTCGGCGGCACCGACGTCAGTGTGGCTGAAGTGCGCGCGCTGGTTGGCCCCGGCAAGATCGTCGGCGCTTCCTGTTACGGCGATCTGCAACTGGCGCACGCAGCGCAGCGTGCAGGCGCGAGTTACGTCGCGTTCGGCGGGTTCTATCCGTCGCGCGTCAAGAAATATCCAGTGACCACGCCGGCCGATATCGTCACACGCTCCAAGGCTGAAATCGCTTTGCCGAACGTCGTGATCGGCGGCATGACGCAGGAAAATGCCTTACCGTTGATCGCCGCCGGTGCGGATATGGTGGCCGCCATCAGTAGTGTTTACCTGGCGGAAGATCCGACGGCCGCAGCGCGCAGTTTCGTCGCTTTATTCGAAAACAACTAA
- a CDS encoding homoserine kinase — MAVFTPVTLDDLIQWIPPFSLGKALAIRGISSGIENSNFFIDTERGEYVLTVFENLSFEQLPFYLELMRHLAQRGVLVPAPIANQQDQIINPLHGKPAAIVTKLEGDCQMAPAPVHCAAVGAMLAKMHLAAQDFSIRQPNLRGLPWWRETAPVVRPYLPADGQQLLRDEMAFQEAFAASDTYRQLPNGPVHADLFRNNVMFNGNQLSGFFDFYFAGCDTWLFDLAVTVNDWCIDLATGKLDIARVRAMLDAYHAVRPFSVAEQAAWQPMLRAGALRFWLSRLYDFYLPRAAEMLTPHDPGHFERILRQRVAHPAPNLY, encoded by the coding sequence ATGGCAGTATTTACCCCCGTCACACTAGACGATCTCATCCAGTGGATCCCCCCTTTTTCCTTAGGCAAGGCACTCGCCATCAGGGGCATTTCATCCGGCATCGAGAACAGTAATTTTTTCATCGACACCGAGCGCGGCGAATACGTGCTGACGGTATTTGAGAATCTCAGCTTCGAACAACTGCCGTTCTATCTGGAACTGATGCGTCATCTGGCACAGCGCGGCGTACTGGTGCCGGCGCCCATCGCCAACCAGCAGGACCAGATTATCAATCCCTTGCATGGCAAGCCGGCGGCAATCGTCACCAAACTGGAAGGCGATTGCCAGATGGCGCCAGCGCCGGTCCATTGCGCAGCTGTAGGCGCGATGCTGGCAAAAATGCATCTGGCGGCGCAAGACTTTTCAATTCGGCAACCCAATTTGCGCGGACTGCCCTGGTGGCGCGAAACCGCGCCCGTGGTGCGGCCTTATCTGCCGGCGGACGGTCAACAGTTGTTGCGCGATGAAATGGCTTTCCAGGAGGCGTTTGCCGCCTCTGATACGTACCGCCAGTTGCCCAACGGCCCGGTACATGCCGACCTGTTCCGCAACAATGTCATGTTCAACGGCAACCAGCTGAGCGGATTTTTCGACTTTTACTTTGCCGGCTGCGACACCTGGCTGTTTGACCTCGCCGTCACCGTCAACGACTGGTGCATCGACCTTGCCACAGGCAAGCTTGACATTGCCCGAGTACGCGCCATGCTGGATGCATACCATGCCGTGCGGCCATTCAGCGTAGCCGAACAAGCCGCCTGGCAGCCGATGCTGCGTGCCGGCGCCTTGCGTTTCTGGCTGTCGCGGCTCTACGACTTTTACTTGCCGCGCGCGGCAGAAATGTTGACGCCGCACGATCCCGGTCACTTTGAACGGATCCTGCGACAACGTGTGGCTCACCCAGCCCCGAACCTGTACTGA
- a CDS encoding UvrD-helicase domain-containing protein: MQNLLHNLNPEQLAAVTLPAQSALILAGAGSGKTRVLTTRIAWLIQTGQVSPSGVLAVTFTNKASKEMMTRLSAMLPINTRGMWIGTFHGLCNRLLRAHYRDAALPQTFQILDSQDQLSAIKRLLKAMNVDDEKYPPRNLMYFINGAKDQGLRANEVEANDDYNRKFVELYDLYDQQCQREGVVDFAELLLRTYELLSRNQPLREHYQARFQHILVDEFQDTNDLQYKWLKLMAGQRGAVFAVGDDDQSIYAFRGANVGNMTAFEHEFRVENLIKLEQNYRSHGHILDSANTLIANNSKRLGKNLRTDAGHGEPVRIYEATSDLQEAQWIIEETKSLINDGATRSEIAVLYRSNAQSRVIEHALVASGIPYRVYGGQRYFERAEVKHAIAYLQLMDNPHNDSAFLRVVNFPARGIGARSLEQLQDAAKQYGISLYAAVPYVAGKAGATLGSFLKLIEGGRFETQHLPLPEMVQIVLDMSGLMQHYQNEKEGADRIENLEQLVNAATLFVSEEGFGVDAPALLGPKAQAASGAAITTADGIEILDADAPLSAVMSPLSAFLSHASLEAGNNQAQAGEDALQLMTVHSAKGLEFDAVFITGLEEGLFPHENSQKEDAGVEEERRLMYVAITRAKKRLYMSFSQTRMLHGQTRYNMRSRFFDELPEDALKWLSPKVQQHSWFANTKSAWDEAPEKAANNISKNFGRRDIGWRIGENVAHLKFGEGVIVNIEGSGGNARAHINFGKHGMKLLDLSVAKLEKVA; encoded by the coding sequence ATGCAAAATCTTCTTCATAATCTCAATCCAGAACAGCTCGCGGCAGTCACCTTGCCAGCGCAATCCGCACTCATCCTGGCAGGCGCCGGCTCTGGAAAGACGCGGGTATTGACCACCCGCATCGCCTGGCTGATCCAGACCGGCCAGGTCTCACCGTCCGGTGTGCTGGCGGTGACCTTCACCAACAAAGCTTCGAAAGAAATGATGACGCGCTTGTCGGCGATGCTGCCGATCAATACGCGCGGCATGTGGATTGGCACTTTCCACGGCCTGTGTAACCGGCTGCTGCGCGCGCATTACCGTGACGCCGCCTTGCCGCAAACTTTCCAGATCCTCGATTCACAAGACCAGTTGTCGGCCATCAAGCGCCTGCTGAAGGCGATGAATGTCGATGATGAGAAATATCCCCCGCGCAACCTGATGTACTTCATCAACGGCGCCAAGGACCAAGGTTTGCGCGCCAATGAAGTCGAAGCCAATGACGATTACAACCGTAAATTCGTCGAGCTGTACGATTTGTACGACCAGCAATGCCAGCGTGAAGGCGTGGTCGATTTTGCCGAATTATTGTTGCGTACCTATGAACTGCTGAGCCGTAACCAGCCGTTGCGCGAGCATTACCAGGCACGCTTCCAGCACATCCTGGTGGACGAATTTCAGGATACCAACGACCTGCAATACAAATGGCTGAAACTGATGGCCGGGCAGCGCGGCGCGGTGTTCGCAGTGGGCGACGATGACCAGAGCATCTACGCTTTCCGAGGTGCCAATGTCGGCAACATGACCGCCTTCGAACATGAATTCAGGGTCGAGAATCTGATCAAGCTGGAGCAAAACTATCGTTCGCACGGTCACATCCTGGATAGCGCCAATACGCTGATCGCCAACAACAGCAAGCGCCTCGGCAAGAATCTGCGCACCGATGCCGGCCATGGCGAGCCGGTCCGGATCTACGAAGCCACCAGCGATTTGCAGGAAGCGCAGTGGATCATCGAAGAAACCAAGAGCCTGATCAACGACGGCGCTACGCGCAGCGAAATCGCCGTACTGTATCGCTCCAATGCGCAGTCGCGGGTGATTGAGCACGCTTTGGTGGCGTCCGGCATTCCGTATCGCGTGTATGGCGGTCAGCGCTATTTTGAGCGCGCCGAAGTCAAGCACGCGATCGCCTATCTGCAGCTGATGGATAATCCGCACAATGATTCAGCGTTCCTGCGCGTGGTGAATTTCCCGGCACGCGGAATTGGCGCGCGCTCCCTGGAACAGTTGCAGGACGCCGCCAAGCAGTACGGCATTTCCTTGTACGCGGCGGTGCCGTATGTGGCCGGTAAAGCCGGCGCCACTCTTGGCTCTTTCCTGAAACTGATCGAAGGCGGCCGCTTTGAAACCCAGCATCTGCCGCTGCCGGAAATGGTGCAGATCGTGCTCGACATGAGCGGCCTGATGCAGCATTACCAAAACGAAAAGGAAGGTGCAGACCGTATCGAGAATCTGGAGCAGCTGGTGAATGCTGCGACCCTGTTTGTCTCGGAAGAAGGTTTTGGCGTCGATGCTCCAGCCCTGCTTGGTCCCAAGGCGCAAGCGGCGTCAGGCGCGGCGATCACGACTGCCGACGGGATCGAAATACTCGACGCCGATGCGCCGCTGTCCGCCGTGATGTCGCCATTATCGGCATTCCTGTCGCATGCCTCGCTGGAGGCCGGCAACAATCAGGCGCAGGCCGGGGAGGATGCCTTGCAGCTGATGACGGTCCACTCTGCCAAAGGCCTGGAGTTTGATGCGGTTTTCATCACGGGCCTGGAAGAGGGTTTGTTCCCGCACGAAAATTCGCAGAAGGAAGACGCCGGCGTGGAAGAAGAGCGGCGCCTGATGTATGTCGCCATTACGCGCGCCAAGAAGCGTCTTTACATGAGTTTTTCGCAGACCAGGATGCTGCACGGCCAGACACGTTACAACATGCGCTCGCGCTTTTTTGACGAGTTGCCGGAAGACGCTTTGAAATGGCTGTCGCCGAAAGTGCAACAGCACAGCTGGTTTGCGAATACCAAGTCGGCATGGGATGAAGCACCCGAAAAGGCTGCGAACAATATTTCCAAGAACTTCGGCCGGCGCGATATCGGCTGGCGCATCGGTGAAAATGTCGCTCACCTGAAGTTTGGTGAGGGGGTGATCGTCAATATCGAAGGTAGCGGCGGCAACGCCCGTGCGCATATCAACTTCGGCAAGCATGGCATGAAACTGCTGGATCTGAGTGTGGCGAAGCTGGAGAAGGTCGCTTAG
- a CDS encoding thiazole synthase has translation MDLNSSSQTELADTGLTIAGKTYSSRLLVGSGKYRDLEQTRAATEASGAEIITVAIRRVNIGQDPNAPNLLDVVPPLRYTILPNTAGCYTAADAVYTLQLGRELLNGHKLAKLEVLGDERTLFPNMPETLKAAEALVKDGFDVMVYCSDDPIQARILEEIGCVAVMPLASLIGSGMGILNPWNLSLIIEQAKVPVLVDAGVGTASDAAIAMELGCDGVLMNTAIAGAQDPIRMARAMRLAIEAGREAFLAGRIPKRFAASPSSPMAGRLK, from the coding sequence ATGGATCTGAATTCATCCTCTCAGACGGAACTAGCAGACACTGGCTTGACCATTGCCGGCAAGACCTATAGCTCACGGTTGCTGGTTGGCAGTGGCAAGTATCGTGACCTGGAACAAACACGGGCTGCCACCGAAGCCAGCGGTGCGGAAATCATCACAGTGGCGATTCGGCGCGTCAATATCGGGCAAGATCCCAATGCGCCTAATTTGCTGGATGTGGTGCCGCCGTTGCGCTACACGATCCTGCCTAACACGGCAGGTTGTTATACCGCAGCCGATGCGGTCTACACGCTGCAACTAGGGCGGGAGCTGCTGAACGGGCACAAGCTGGCCAAGCTTGAAGTACTGGGCGACGAGCGGACGCTGTTCCCGAATATGCCGGAAACCTTGAAAGCCGCCGAAGCGTTGGTGAAGGATGGTTTCGATGTGATGGTGTATTGCAGCGACGATCCGATCCAGGCGCGTATCCTGGAAGAGATTGGTTGCGTTGCGGTGATGCCGCTGGCGTCCTTGATCGGTTCGGGCATGGGCATTTTGAATCCATGGAACCTGTCGCTGATCATCGAACAGGCCAAGGTGCCGGTACTGGTCGATGCCGGTGTAGGTACCGCGTCCGACGCTGCGATTGCAATGGAACTGGGGTGCGATGGCGTGCTGATGAATACCGCGATTGCCGGCGCACAGGATCCGATTCGCATGGCAAGGGCGATGCGGCTGGCGATTGAAGCCGGGCGCGAAGCCTTTCTTGCGGGCCGGATTCCCAAGCGTTTTGCGGCGTCGCCGTCTTCACCGATGGCCGGACGACTCAAGTGA
- the thiS gene encoding sulfur carrier protein ThiS, translated as MEIVLNGAPHPLADGENLQQLIVALELAGKAVAVAVNRQVVPASLWPQRVLQPEDKVDVVRAIGGG; from the coding sequence ATGGAAATCGTCTTGAATGGTGCGCCGCATCCGCTGGCCGACGGTGAAAACCTGCAGCAGCTGATCGTGGCGCTGGAACTGGCCGGCAAGGCGGTTGCGGTGGCTGTCAACCGGCAGGTCGTGCCGGCCAGCCTGTGGCCGCAACGCGTTTTGCAGCCGGAAGACAAAGTCGATGTAGTGCGCGCCATAGGCGGTGGATAA
- the thiD gene encoding hydroxymethylpyrimidine/phosphomethylpyrimidine kinase has protein sequence MSTGAVAPPCVLVFSGSDPSGGAGMQADITAIAALGAHPLSVLTVLTVQDNERVFGVYPVAAELVRQQTQALIDRIPIAAVKLGIVGNRANAEVIAAIIRDLRSRQPDLPVVFDPVLANGHGDSLASEDPVAAVAPLFELATVITPNRLEANRLCSPETNPEQQAAMLFERGCQNVLLKGGHGPEQDEVLNRWIGKGRQRNWRWPRLPGEFHGSGCTLAAALAALLAQGMDVELAIDAAQIYCQEALATSYGIAPGQRIPNRTLPFLK, from the coding sequence GTGAGTACAGGAGCAGTTGCGCCACCCTGCGTGCTGGTGTTTTCCGGTTCGGATCCGAGCGGCGGCGCCGGCATGCAAGCCGATATCACGGCGATTGCAGCACTCGGCGCACATCCACTCTCTGTATTAACGGTGCTGACGGTGCAGGATAATGAGCGCGTATTTGGCGTCTACCCGGTAGCGGCTGAACTGGTGAGGCAACAAACGCAGGCATTGATCGATCGCATACCGATTGCCGCGGTCAAGCTTGGCATCGTGGGCAATCGCGCCAACGCCGAAGTGATTGCGGCCATCATTCGCGACTTGCGTTCTCGGCAGCCGGATTTGCCCGTGGTGTTTGATCCTGTGCTGGCGAACGGCCACGGCGATAGCCTGGCCAGCGAAGATCCGGTTGCGGCGGTCGCCCCCTTGTTTGAACTGGCCACGGTGATTACCCCAAACCGGCTTGAAGCCAATCGTTTGTGCAGCCCCGAAACCAATCCCGAACAACAAGCCGCAATGCTGTTTGAACGCGGTTGCCAGAACGTGTTGTTGAAGGGCGGCCACGGACCGGAGCAAGATGAAGTCTTGAACCGCTGGATTGGCAAAGGACGGCAGCGCAATTGGCGCTGGCCGCGTTTGCCGGGAGAGTTTCACGGCAGCGGCTGCACCTTGGCAGCAGCGCTCGCCGCGTTGTTGGCGCAAGGGATGGATGTAGAACTGGCGATCGATGCTGCGCAAATCTATTGCCAGGAAGCTCTGGCGACATCGTACGGGATCGCTCCCGGCCAGCGGATACCTAACCGGACACTGCCGTTTTTGAAATAA